The window TGTAGTCCAGACCGGTGACGACGGTCAGCACGACGGCGAGCGCCATGACCCAGAACCGGAGCGTGGCCAGCGGTCCGGTCAGCGCGAGGACGTACATGCCCACGGCCGTCCCCTGCGCCAGGGTCTTCATCTTGCCGCCCCGGCTCGCCGGGATGACCCCGTAGCGGATCACCCAGAAGCGCATCAGCGTGATCCCGAGCTCCCGCCCGAGGATGACCCCGGTGACCCACCAGGGCAGGTCACCGAGCCAGGAGAGACAGATCAGCGCCGACCCCATGATCGCCTTGTCGGCGATGGGGTCGGCGATCTTGCCGAAATCCGTGACCAGGTTGTACGCCCGGGCGAGGTGCCCGTCGAAGATGTCCGTGATCATGGCGACGGCGAACGCCGCCCACGCCCACGCCCGCCAGACGGGGTCGTATCCCCCGTCGGCGAGCAGCAGCAGGACGAATCCCGGCACCAGCACGAGCCGGATCATCGTCAGGATGTTGGCGATGTTCCACAGGCCCGCCTCATGGACGGCCGTAGCCCCGACCTTCGCGCCGGGTGCCGGCCGGCGGCCGGTCCCGCCCGCCGCAGATGCCGGGACTCCGGTCATCCGGCCGCCTCCTCAAGATCCAGGCCCAGGGGCTCCGCGACCAGGTCGACACCGAGGGTGCCGACCACCTTTGCCGTGACGATACGCCCGGGGACCAGACCCGTGCCGTCCGTGAAGACGACCTGGCCGTCCGTTTCGGGAGCCTGGTGGGCGGCGCGCCCGTAGGCGCCCTCGCCGTCCTCGTCCACGGACTCGACGGACTCCACGAGGACCTCCAGGGTCTCGCCGATCCGCTCCTCCGCGCGCTGCGAGGTGAGCTCCTCGGCCAGCCGCTGCATGTGCGCGAGCCGCTCCGCGATGGTGTCCGCGTCGAGCTTGCCGTCGTAGGTGACGGCTTCGGTGCCGTCCTCGTCCGAGTAGCCGAAGACGCCGATGGCGTCGAGCCTCGCGTGGGTGAGGAAACGCTCCAGCTCCTTGAAGTCCGACTCCTTCTCGCCGGGGAACCCGACGATGAAGTTGGACCGGACGCCGGCCTGCGGGGCCTTGGAGCGGATGGTGTCGAGCAGTTCCAGGAACCGGTCGGTGTCGCCGAAGCGGCGCATGGAGCGCAGCACGTCGGGGGCCGAGTGCTGGAAGGACAGGTCGAAGTACGGGACGACCTTGGGGGTCGAGGTCAGCACGTCGATCAGCCCGGGCCGCATCTCGGCGGGCTGGAGGTAGCTGACGCGGACGCGCTCGATGCCGTCCACCTCGGCCAGCTCCGGCAGCAGGGTCTCCAGCAGGCGGATGTCGCCCAGGTCCTTGCCGTACGAGGTGTTGTTCTCGGAGACCAGCATGATCTCCTTGACGCCCTGCTCCGCGAGCCAGCGGGTCTCGCCCAGCACGTCGCTGGGACGGCGCGAGATGAAGGAGCCGCGGAAGGACGGGATGGCGCAGAAGGAGCAGCGCCGGTCGCAGCCTGAGGCCAGCTTGACCGAGGCGACGGGGCTCTTGTCCAGGCGGCGGCGCAGCGGTGCGCGCGGCCCGGAGGCGGGCGCGAGCCCGTCGGGCAGGTCGGCCGGCGCCTCGGCGACCGGCTCCTGCGCGTGGCCGGGCAGGGCCACCTCCGCGTCCTGGCGGGCCGCCGGGCTGATCGGCAGCAGCTTGCGCCGGTCGCGGGGGGTGTGGGAGGCGTGGATGCCGCCGTTGAGGATGGTCTGGAGGCGGTCGGAGATGTCGGCGTAGTCGTCGAATCCGAGCACGCCGTCGGCCTCGGGGAGCGCTTCGGCGAGTTCCTTGCCGTAGCGCTCGGCCATACAGCCGACGGCGACGACGGCCTGGGTCTTGCCGTGATCCTTGAGATCGTTGGCTTCCAGCAGGGCGTCTACGGAGTCCTTTTTGGCGGCTTCGACGAAGCCGCAGGTGTTGACGACGGCCACGTCCGCGTCGGCGGCGTCCTCGACGAGCTCCCAGCCATCCGCCGCCAAGCGGCCTGCGAGCTCCTCCGAGTCCACCTCGTTACGGGCGCAGCCAAGAGTGACAAGGGCGACGGTACGGCGTTCGGGCATGGACTCAAGACTACTTCGTCCCGACGGCGGCCCCCGCCCCACGTCCCGCCACGACAGGATCCCCGGGACGCGGCGCGGCGTCCCGGGGATCCGGAATTGCTTATTCCGTACAGGTCAGCCCGCCTGGGCCTGCCCCTGGCGCGGGTCGTCCTTGGTGTACGTGAGACGTTCCACTTGACCCGCCTGGAAGGTGTCCTTGATCTCCTTGCCGTTCACGAAGAGGTTCACGGCCCCGGCGTCGCCGAGTACGAGATCGATGGACTCCTTGTCCGTGAAGGTCTTCGACTCACCCTGCGCGAGGGTGCCGTCGAACAGGAGTCGCCCGTTGTGGTCCTTCGCCGAGATCCAGCTCTCACCGGCGTCGGCCGTCAGGACCACCGTGACGAGGTCCTTGGGCGCGGCCGCGATGGCGCTGTCCGAGGGCTCCGGCTTGGGGGCCTTCGGGCTCTGCGACGGCGAGGCGGCAGGCTTCCCGGCCTGCTTGGGGGCGGGCTTCGGGGAGGCGGTGCCCTCCGCGACGGGACGCTTGCCCTTCTCGTCGCCACCACTGAAGGCGGTGAAGCCCACGAAGCCGATCACGGCGACGATGGCGGCGACCATGGCGGCGGTCCAGTTGGGCCGCTGCCGTTCGGGACGGATCCGCTCCGCTTCGAACATCGGCGCGGCGGGCGTGGGTGCCGGCCGGCCGCCGTGAGCCGCGTCGTACTCCTCGACCAGAGGTTCCGGATCGAGGCCCACGGCGCGGGCGAGGGTACGGATGTGACCGCGGGCGTAGACGTCGCCGCCGCACCGCGTGAAATCGTCTTCTTCGATCGCGTGCACGATCGGGATGCGCACGCGGGTGGTGGAACTGACCTCGTCGACAGTGAGCCCGGCGACGATCCGGGCCTTCTTGAGGGCCGTCCCGATGGACGGTCCTTCGACGGGACGTTCGACGATGCGGTCCTCGGACCGGTCGTCGGTCGAAGGCCGCTCTTCTTCGGGGGAGTTGGCGTTGCCGATGGACACGAGGGCGCCTTTCGAGCGTGTAGCCACCTGCTGGCTTACCAGTCTAGGGGGGTGACGAAAGGGTGGAGCAACCGGAGGGTGGACTCCCTACGCCATCCGAATGGCGTGGGGCGCCCGCAGCGGTGCGCGACGGGTGGAACGGGTGAAACGGGTGGGACGACCCCGCGCCGAGGGCGCGGGGCCTGCGTCTCCCTCAACTTGACGCGCGGCGGGGGGAAACGGTTGCCCGCCCGTTTGTTACGGGTGGGACTCGCCTCGGATGACGGCCAGGACCTCGTCCAGCTCGTCCGGTTTCACCATCACGTCGCGGGCCTTTGACCCCTCGCTGGGGCCGACGATCCCGCGCGATTCCATCAGGTCCATGAGCCGTCCGGCCTTGGCGAAACCGACCCGCAGCTTGCGCTGGAGCATCGAGGTGGAGCCGAACTGGGTGGAGACGACCAGCTCCGCCGCCTGGCACAACAGGTCCAGGTCGTCGCCGATCTCCTCGTCGATCTCCTTCTTCTGCTTCTGCCCGACCGTGACGTCGTCGCGGAAGACCGGGGTCATCTGCTCCTTGCAGTGCTGGACCACCCCCGAGATCTCGTCCTCGGTGACGAAGGCCCCCTGGAGACGGATCGGCTTGTTCGCGCCCATCGGCAGGAACAGTCCGTCACCCTTGCCGATCAGCTTCTCGGCGCCGGGCTGGTCCAGGATGACCCGGCTGTCCGCGAGCGAGGAGGTGGCGAAGGCGAGCCGCGACGGCACGTTCGCCTTGATCAGACCGGTGACCACGTCCACCGAGGGCCGCTGGGTGGCGAGCACCAGGTGGATGCCGGCCGCTCGGGCCAACTGGGTGATGCGGACGATCGAGTCCTCGACGTCGCGCGGCGCGACCATCATCAGGTCGGCGAGTTCGTCCACGATCACCAGCAGGTACGGGTAGGGGGTGAGCTCCCGCTCGCTGCCCGGCGGCAGTTTGATCTTGCCGTCGCGGATGGCCTGGTTGAAGTCGTCGATGTGCCGGTATCCGAAGGCCGCGAGGTCGTCGTAGCGCAGGTCCATCTCGCGTACGACCCACTGCAGGGCCTCGGCGGCCCGCTTGGGATTGGTGATGATCGGCGTGATCAGGTGCGGGATGCCCTCGTACGCGGTCAGCTCCACCCGCTTGGGGTCGACCAGCACCATCTTCACCTCCTCCGGGGTGGCCCGGATCATCACCGAGGTGATCAGGCAGTTGATGCAGGAGGACTTGCCGGAGCCGGTGGCGCCGGCGACCAGCACGTGCGGCATCTTGGCGAGGTTGGCCATGACGTAGCCGCCCTCGACGTCCTTGCCCAGCGCCACCAGCATCGGGTGGTCGTCCTCGGCGGCGTCCGCGAGGCGCAGCACGTCGCCCAGGTTGACCATCTCGCGGTCCGTGTTCGGGATCTCGATGCCGACCGCCGACTTGCCCGGGATGGGGCTGATGATCCGTACGTCCGGCGAGGCGACGGCGTAGGCGATGTTCTTGGCCAGCGCCGTGATCCGCTCGACCTTCACGGCCGCGCCCAGCGTCACCTCGTAGCGGGTGACCGTCGGGCCCCGGGTGAAACCGGTGACGGACGCGTCGACCTTGAACTCCATGAAGACGTTGGTCAGCGAGGCGACGACCGCGTCGTTGGCGGCGCTGCGGGTCTTGCCGGGGCCACCGCGCTCCAGCAGGTCCAGTCGGGGTTTGACGTACGTGATGTCCCCGCGCAGCTGGAGCTGCTCGGAGCGCGGCGGCAACGCCTTCGGTTCGGGCGACGCCTTCGTCAGGTCCGGCACCGACAGGGTCCCGGAGGCCGCTGCCGTGGTGTCGTGCGGACGCTCGGCGGACGCGGGCACGGCCGCGGGCGCCGCCGCGGCCGGCGGGGTCGGGTCGGCGGCCGCGGGCTTCGGGGCGGGGGCGGGGTCCGGGAGGGCGGCGGGCCGCTCGCCGCGCGCGGGCGGCACGGGAGTGGTGAGTTCCGCGCCCTCGGGGTCCGGGGAGATCCCCTGGGTGAGGTCCGCCACCAGCGGGGAGGGCGGCATTCCGCCGTAGACCACCCCGTCCAGCGCGGCGGCCGCCGCGGCCGCCACGTCGACGGCGTCCATGCCGGTCCTGGGCGCGGAGCGCCTCGGCCGGCGGCGCCGGGCCAGCGCCGCCTCCTCGGCGGCGTCGGTGGGATCGGACGGCCCGACGGGCTCGTCGGCCCCGGCGCGGGCCCGCCAGCGCTCGGCGTCGTGCCGGTCGGCGGGCTGCTCCGCGTCCCCGTAGCCCTCGTCGTACTCGTTCGGCGCGATGATCCCCAGCCGGATCCCGAGCCGCCGCAGCCGCTGGGGGATCGCGTTGACCGGCGTGGCCGTGACCACGAGCAGGCCGAAGACGGTGAGCAGCACCAGCATGGGCACGGCCAGCGGCGCACCCATGGTGAAGATCAGCGGTTTGGAGGCGGCCCATCCGATGAGCCCGCCCGCGTTCTGCATCGCGGTGGTGCCCTCGTCGCGGCCGGGTGCCCCGCAGGCGATGTGGACCAGGCCCAGGACGCCGATCACGAGCGCGGACAGGCCGATGCCGATCCGGCCGTTGGCGTCGGTCTGCTCGGGGTGCCGGATGAATCGCACGGCCATCACGCCGAGCAGGATCGGTACGAGCAGATCCAGTCGTCCGAAGGCACCGGTGACCAGCATCGTGACCAGATCACCGACGGGACCGCTCAGGTTCGACCAGGTTCCGGCGGCGACGATCAGCGCGAGGGCGAGGAGCAGCAGCGCGAGGCCGTCCTTGCGGTGCGCGGGGTCGAGGTTCCTCGCTCCCTGGCCGACACCGCGGAAGACGGCGCCGACCCCGTGGGCGAGACCGAGCCAACAGGCGCGCACCAACCGCACCACGCCCCCGGTCGGGGACGGCGCGGGCTTGGCCGGCACCTTCTTGACCGGGGCGCGCCTCGCCGCCGCGACCTTCTTCGCGGGAGGCTTGCGCGCGGGAGCGGTCTTCTTCGCCGGGGCCGCCGTACGGCCGGTGCGGCCCTTCGCGGTGCCCGCGGCGCGCTGGGAACCCTTGCCGGACGTACTTGAGGCCATGGGGGCGAGGTTACCGGTGCGCACGCCGGTGGACGCGCGTGCCCACCCCTTCACCCGTTCGTGTCGCCGCCGCCGGCAGTGCTTTGACGCACCGCCAGACCTGACGTGCACCCAGGCGGGCCCGCACCGGGGCCCGCAGGGCCGGCGCCGTCAGCCCTGGGCGGGCAGTACCGCCGCTCCCCCGCCGGTCCCCGGTTCGAGCGCGTCCAGCGCTCTGCGCAGTCCGGTCAGCTTGCGTTCCAGGTGCGCCGCGGTCGCCACCACGGCGGCGTCGGCG of the Streptomyces sp. NBC_01426 genome contains:
- a CDS encoding FtsK/SpoIIIE family DNA translocase; its protein translation is MASSTSGKGSQRAAGTAKGRTGRTAAPAKKTAPARKPPAKKVAAARRAPVKKVPAKPAPSPTGGVVRLVRACWLGLAHGVGAVFRGVGQGARNLDPAHRKDGLALLLLALALIVAAGTWSNLSGPVGDLVTMLVTGAFGRLDLLVPILLGVMAVRFIRHPEQTDANGRIGIGLSALVIGVLGLVHIACGAPGRDEGTTAMQNAGGLIGWAASKPLIFTMGAPLAVPMLVLLTVFGLLVVTATPVNAIPQRLRRLGIRLGIIAPNEYDEGYGDAEQPADRHDAERWRARAGADEPVGPSDPTDAAEEAALARRRRPRRSAPRTGMDAVDVAAAAAAALDGVVYGGMPPSPLVADLTQGISPDPEGAELTTPVPPARGERPAALPDPAPAPKPAAADPTPPAAAAPAAVPASAERPHDTTAAASGTLSVPDLTKASPEPKALPPRSEQLQLRGDITYVKPRLDLLERGGPGKTRSAANDAVVASLTNVFMEFKVDASVTGFTRGPTVTRYEVTLGAAVKVERITALAKNIAYAVASPDVRIISPIPGKSAVGIEIPNTDREMVNLGDVLRLADAAEDDHPMLVALGKDVEGGYVMANLAKMPHVLVAGATGSGKSSCINCLITSVMIRATPEEVKMVLVDPKRVELTAYEGIPHLITPIITNPKRAAEALQWVVREMDLRYDDLAAFGYRHIDDFNQAIRDGKIKLPPGSERELTPYPYLLVIVDELADLMMVAPRDVEDSIVRITQLARAAGIHLVLATQRPSVDVVTGLIKANVPSRLAFATSSLADSRVILDQPGAEKLIGKGDGLFLPMGANKPIRLQGAFVTEDEISGVVQHCKEQMTPVFRDDVTVGQKQKKEIDEEIGDDLDLLCQAAELVVSTQFGSTSMLQRKLRVGFAKAGRLMDLMESRGIVGPSEGSKARDVMVKPDELDEVLAVIRGESHP
- a CDS encoding helix-turn-helix domain-containing protein; translation: MSIGNANSPEEERPSTDDRSEDRIVERPVEGPSIGTALKKARIVAGLTVDEVSSTTRVRIPIVHAIEEDDFTRCGGDVYARGHIRTLARAVGLDPEPLVEEYDAAHGGRPAPTPAAPMFEAERIRPERQRPNWTAAMVAAIVAVIGFVGFTAFSGGDEKGKRPVAEGTASPKPAPKQAGKPAASPSQSPKAPKPEPSDSAIAAAPKDLVTVVLTADAGESWISAKDHNGRLLFDGTLAQGESKTFTDKESIDLVLGDAGAVNLFVNGKEIKDTFQAGQVERLTYTKDDPRQGQAQAG
- the rimO gene encoding 30S ribosomal protein S12 methylthiotransferase RimO, with the protein product MPERRTVALVTLGCARNEVDSEELAGRLAADGWELVEDAADADVAVVNTCGFVEAAKKDSVDALLEANDLKDHGKTQAVVAVGCMAERYGKELAEALPEADGVLGFDDYADISDRLQTILNGGIHASHTPRDRRKLLPISPAARQDAEVALPGHAQEPVAEAPADLPDGLAPASGPRAPLRRRLDKSPVASVKLASGCDRRCSFCAIPSFRGSFISRRPSDVLGETRWLAEQGVKEIMLVSENNTSYGKDLGDIRLLETLLPELAEVDGIERVRVSYLQPAEMRPGLIDVLTSTPKVVPYFDLSFQHSAPDVLRSMRRFGDTDRFLELLDTIRSKAPQAGVRSNFIVGFPGEKESDFKELERFLTHARLDAIGVFGYSDEDGTEAVTYDGKLDADTIAERLAHMQRLAEELTSQRAEERIGETLEVLVESVESVDEDGEGAYGRAAHQAPETDGQVVFTDGTGLVPGRIVTAKVVGTLGVDLVAEPLGLDLEEAAG
- the pgsA gene encoding CDP-diacylglycerol--glycerol-3-phosphate 3-phosphatidyltransferase, encoding MTGVPASAAGGTGRRPAPGAKVGATAVHEAGLWNIANILTMIRLVLVPGFVLLLLADGGYDPVWRAWAWAAFAVAMITDIFDGHLARAYNLVTDFGKIADPIADKAIMGSALICLSWLGDLPWWVTGVILGRELGITLMRFWVIRYGVIPASRGGKMKTLAQGTAVGMYVLALTGPLATLRFWVMALAVVLTVVTGLDYIRQAVVLRRKGLAAELAVERAAR